The Diachasmimorpha longicaudata isolate KC_UGA_2023 chromosome 18, iyDiaLong2, whole genome shotgun sequence DNA segment TTATCTCTATACTTCCCTCGATCCAATCCTCCCTCTTCTCCACCCCCTCCTACTCTCCTCCGCTGCATAGCTCACCCTTTATCCCCATCAGCATACCTCGCTTCGCTCTCCCTTTATTGTGTTCTCTCGTCGCCAGCTGCACCTTCCACTTGAAATCCTTCGATAGTTCCCTTCTAACTCTTTCCCAACCTCTCTCTTCCAGCCATGTTTCCATTAGAACCACGACATCGTTTTCCTGAAGCCTCCTCCAGAAATCCTTATCCTTTCCCTCCAGCCCCCTCACGTACCAGAATGTAACTTTAACTTTTGCTCTCTTACTCCCCTTACTAGCCACCCTCCTTACTGTTCCCCCAGCGCCTGTTCTCCTTCTTTTGCTTTCTCGGTCCCTTCTTGCACCTCTATAGCCTCCGCTTCCATATTTCCTTTCTTGCCCTGCTCTCTCAGCTCTGGCATTCTCCACTCTTCTTCCTTTACATTATATAACTTCTCTGTTGCCTCGTCGTACCGCCATCGCACTCCGTTGACCCATATCATCCCCCGCCTAATAGCTACTCCACTGTTCCTCGCTCTTTCCACCATCTCTACCTTCTCCAGATTCCacaacatttttctctcctttcgAGTTCTATCATGGTCTAATACCTCCTGTCTCCCTTTCAGACTTGCCCTACTTCCCATGATCCATCTTTTTTGCTCCTTGTTCTCCAGCTCCACCACAACTGATCCTCTCTCCTTTTTGtccaccccccccccgaaTTTCTTAACCCCTTTGACAAGGACTCCCTGCGCTTGCATCACctctgtgaataatttttccacttccTCTCGTCCATCCCTCTTCCCTACCTGAAATTTCCTGACAATCAAGTTCCACTTTCTTCTCTCCCTTACtttcttttcctttttccACTCCAGTTCCCACACTCTTCTCTTCAACTGCTCGTTTTCTTTACTTGCCTCCCCTGCGCTCACTGCCCTCCCGCTACTCTCTTCTCCCCCCAACCTCAATCCCTTTACCAACTCCTCCAGTTCATCCATCCTACTCAACTTTTCCTCCAACCGTGTGAGTCTGACATTCGCTTGGGCTATATCGGTCTTTTGCTCCTTCCTCATTTCTATGACTGTCTCTCCTATATCCATTATCCCTTCTTGCATTCgccttttttcctcctcccaTTCATTCTCCCACTTCTCCCATTTCTCATTCATTACCCTTATCTCTCCTCTaattccctctccctcttcaTTCGCCTTCTTCAATGCCCTGACAGTATCTTCCCTGAAACTCAGTAACATCTCCTCTATTCTCTtcagtctctctctatctgctctctctctctgtcctctTTCCTCCTTTTCCCATTCTCTTCACCCTCCTCGTCATCTTGTTTTCCTCGTTTGCCGCTCTCACTTACGTTATGCTCTGCCTCGCTCTCTCTTTCCTCCTCTCTCTTCTTCTGCCAAGCCTTCCAAAGCGGTGACGCATTTCTCCCCCCTGCCGTCGCTCTTTTCCACCGCTCAGCATTCGTCCTCCTACCTCTTCTCTTCGCCTGAGCTCCCTCTCCCCCACTCATCCACCCGTCCGATCCGTCCGCAAACTCCACTGGCGACACATACACCGACTCGTTGCATTCCAGCGCTCCCCGCTCTTCGTTGAGCTCGAGCATCTCCGTCCCATTCCGATCGCTTTCCTTCTGACTCTTTCCGCCTCCATTCCCCTCTTTCCGGTGTCCATTTCCTTCGTCGATATCATCGTCCTATATAAGTGGCTCatctctctccctgtttcaCCTTTCAGCCACCTCCTCCTATTGTCGCCTCTGTGCCCTCGCACCTTTTTCCCACCAATACCTCTCTCCCCCGCCGCCCCGCTTACCGCGCAAAACTCAACTAACCCTTTCTATCTATTTGCCCCGCTCATACACTCTCTTCCTCTCCTCTCTCACCCCTTCACACTTTTCTCTCTTTCACACACCCCCAAACCCACTCTCACACAAGCTTCCACCTACTTTTCAATCTCCTCAAAAACTAACCTCAAACACCTGATCTTATTTCCCACACTCTTTCCAACTTTCAACCACTTTCACACACCCTTTCACTCACTCCCACTAATTTTCCTCTGCTACTCACCCCTCTCCCTAACCCTTCGACCCTCTCAAAAACTCCACCGATCTTACTTGAAAGCGAAACAATAATACCCCTTGCCTATTCCACTACTGTAACCTCGCAGTCCGGAAACGGAAGTCAGCAATTCACTTTTCATTCTATAAGTATGGCGAACATTCGTCAATTTCCCTTTTTCCTATCCCTGACTTGAAACCgtgcattgaaaattattccacaactgtcattttaattattctggaaaagaaacaaaatatattccacTGTCCCGGTTTTTCCTGCAAACACAGGGTTTTTCTCTCATgtggataaaatttttcaatatttgaacTGATCAATAGATGTTTTTACATTAATCTAATCTCAAGAAAGAGCCCTCCACCAGCTAATACGAGTCCCATACTTCTAAAAGGATGTGAATTTCAGTCTTGGTTCGGAGCCATGGTTCAAAGCAAAGcctgtttttttctttcagaagCTCCACCTTCACGATCATCAGCACCCCATAGGAATTTTCCGACTTTAGAagcaatattcaatttttgtggTTTCTCACTGTGCAAATTATATTTGACTTTCAAGTAGtctgtgaaataaaattcttatTTAGAAGATGCATAATGAGAATCATTGCAGTCAATTTCTTTATGTAGACACTTACCTGTCAAACATTTATACGTGAACGTCGCACTAAAATCTTCCTTAAAGCCATGAACAGCCTTCCTGCCGACACCGCTCTAATGAATctggacattttttttgatTATCGCACCAAGAATGATAGGTATTGTTGCCTCCCAGTTGTCCACTTTTCCCACTTCCATTTCCATGATATCTTTCTGACATTGACGAAAGGATGAAAacaataattgttaatgaaaaaagcGAGATATAGTAccttaaatggaaaatttatcataACGAATCTTACCAAATTAACTTGTTGTTGGATAGCGACTTCTGAATTCTCTACATTGCTGTCATCTTGTGGATTTAAGCTTGCGTCAAATTTCAAACACTCATCGAGTTCATCTAATGGGAATGTGCAAGAAAATTTGCTTTTGGGATTCTCCGATCTAAAATGACCTCTCGCATTGGACGCGGTAAAGACTgattccttcaatttttctgtAAGCTTCTTTAGGTCATATTGCCATCTTCTACGCAGTCCATTCAATTTTACGGCCCAAGAGAGTGTCATCAAATCACATTTTAGAGTCAAGTATTCCAAAATTAGTTGGTCGTCTGCATTATTGGTTCATTCTATGAGGTCCAACAAACGAACTTCCAGTCTTTGTTTGTTCTCATTCCGGCTCActgtttgaaaaattgcacTAGCATTCTTATTCAACGTGGTGGTGGTGCTTAGTTCGGACTACTTTAGGCTTGAGACTGCTGGAGCTATTTCATCCGACTGTGGCAGAATACTTCTATCATTTTCGGGAATTGTTGGCATTTGTGATAGCGATTGCGATTTCGCGAGAATAGCTATCACAAATGCCGGAATGAGAACAAACAAACACTGGAAGTCCTCTCCAAGGACGAAGGAGGTTAGACGAAGGAACACATGGACATCTACTAAAATCATCGAATGACCAGCTGTAAAAAGcatactggatgaatcctgaaatgCGAAAAGTTGAAAATGTACTTTAATATTGGTCTAGAGAAGGTTAGACGAAGGAACACATGGACCTCTACTAAAGTCATCGAATGACCAGCTATAAATAGcatactggatgaatcctgaaatgCGACAAGCTGAAAATATAGTTTCCTAAGTTCTAGGAGCTGAGCACCTCGGGCCCAGCGGGACCCAGCGAATGCGGCCACTGACCAAAGTGGGAGCCGCAGGTTACAAGGGCGGGCGGAAGGGAGCGCCAACTGAGCCAGATGGTCCGGAGGGTGCCCCCGAGACTGTCGAGGAAGGCGGTCGCGAGGGTGGGGCGCGGGAGGGCGAGGAGGGCTccctcttacagagggacccccttgcTGTCGCACAGCCCCCACCGAGCGGACGCGCAAGGGGCCGGAGGGGAAGGCCGCCTCTGGGGAGGGGCGACTCAGCAGGGCTGTCGCAGCCTTGCGGTGGAGCACACAGACATATGTATAGGAGCTCTGGCATCACGGAGGCTCTGTTAAAAGCTTATCGGGAGGCGAGGAGTTTTTCTATGCCCGGGGCGACCTGAgccccagggcctgcattgctgtcagaacagcgtgcggagccaggggaatggttaacttctgccacagagacCTGGTGGCGGTTGTCATGAGGCTTCAGGGGAAGGCAAGAGCGGAGGACATTGTTTTCTGCTCGGCCTACTTTCCGCATGACTCaccgacaccaccacctactAAGGAactgcgtgatctggtgaacCACTGCAGAGCTAAAAGGctgccactcatcataggatgcgacgcaaacgcgcagaacgtggtgtaGGGCAGtgaaagatgtaatgacaggggcactgctctcctggaatttatggcagacgtggacctggaaatcctaaacaggggctcgaggcccacATTTGTCACCTCgcgctgtcaatgtatcattgacataaccatgtgcacccgccgaCTGGCGGGGCGATGCATGGACTGGAGAGTCGACCGGGAGGACACACATTCCGACCATCGACGCATTAGATTTAGCATTGAGGGTTGTGCCAAGCTACAGCAGTTTAcctgcgcagaaacccaagggccaccgactgggactcctttGAGAGGAACCTGCAGGAAAGGCTCAGGGTAGGACGCGTCAGGCCCTGCAGCCCGAGTCCCTCCAGATGGCATGCCCGGCTAAACGATGCAGGCAAGGGAAcaaagtgccttggtggagtCGAGAActggacaggctgagaagccagtccaggagaCTCGGTAACCGAGCGTACAGATCCAAGAGAggactggactctgtacagaaatgcGCAGGGggagtacaagaggctcatcaaacaattaaaggagctcacctggagaACATACTGTGAGTAACTGGAAGCACTATCAAGGGTCTCCAGACTTCGCAGGGTTCTCTCGGGGGTCCCTGCACAGAGGttgggtggaatcacgctgacaagcggagagaccatcacagaaccgcgagaggtccttcAGCATCTGGTTTGCGCGCACTTTCCGGACTCTATTATGGAGCACCCAGCAGAGTGCCCTGAGGCAGACTGGATGCGATCAGGAAGCGGCGATCtcgactgggagctagccgcaagaatagtaacgctggacaggctgcggtgggcggtggactccttcgaaatgcACAAGAGCCCGGGTCCGACCGGAATAtatccggccctcttgcgaagagggggtCCATTGCTCCCGCGCAGACTGCTACCGGCACTGagggcctgcctagcattgggctatgtgcccagcaggtggcgggaagtcagaGTTGTTTTTCTCCTTAAgccgggtaaatgcagctatGATAATGCAAAAGCCTACCGACCGATCAGTCTATGCTCCTTCCTGCTGAAGACGCTAGAAAGACTGGTGAGAcaggcacattaaggagggggcactgaaAGCAAACCAGATATGGCCCTCACAACATGCataccaagctggcagatcaACTGCGACTGCATTGCACCATTTGATTGGCATAATAGAAAACGCAAAGGGAAGGAAGGAGGACACCCTCGGTGTCTTTATAGACATATAGGGAGCCTTCGACAATACTTCCTTTGACATGATGGAGAAAGCGTCATTTGGGATCGAGGCGTCGGTCACCAAATGGATAGCCACCATGCTCCGAACcagagttgtccactccaccctcGGAGACAGTGCGTTAAGGGCTGCGGTGCGGttgcccgcagggggggggggtaatcTCCCCTCTGCTGTGGCTCCTTGTTGTcgacggcctcctcactggaaTCGAGGAgctgggggtaaggacagtgGGCATATGCGGAcgatgtggcactgctggtaactagcagggACGCGAGCATGCTACATAGCAAGATGCAGAAAGCGCTGTACTAAGTTCAGCAGcggtgcacatcgaagggcctgagggtaaacccaggcaagacggagatggtgcactttGCAAGCAAAAGGAAGGGTGTCGTTAAACCCCCCTCCATTTACAATACCGAACTGAACTTCTCTGGAGAagtcaaatacctaggtatctggctcgacaagaagcttagctggaaaaagcatatCGCCATGCAAACCAATAAGGTCACTATGACATACTGAACGTGCAGGCGAATGTTCGGAAGCACATAGGGGCTAAGACCAAGGATagtcaaatggatctacacggccataATGACCCCACAGCTTACATACGCAGCCGTTGTGTGGTGCACGGTCTTAAATAAGGCCTGtcacaggaaagcggtggacagagtcggcaggcttgcgatgctgaGCATAGCTAGGGCCCTTCGAACGACACCGAGCTCAGCACTGGAGGCCCTGCTCTGCATGCAATCGCCACACCCGATTATAAGGGAGGAGGCGACAAAATCGACTGCAAGActgcggctacagggaacCTCGAAGGGAGCCAGGATtgggcatgctagtgtcctccgcgcagacagagagctggaagggctactgtcgcgcggtgctgacgcctaCGGACCCAGATGGCACTTTCCCAGGAACTTCTGTCTACCTTAGATGGCTAGTCTGGTATATTCATGGATCTGGGGTGAGCGGACGAGCAGGAGCGGAGTTCTGGTCTGAGGAGCCCGCAATAGTAAAGGCCATCGGGCTGGACTCGCACGCAACCGTGTTCCAGACAGAGCTGGCTGGCCTGAGGACCTGCGCCGGGATGATCCTGCAGAAAGGGACAAGgacaaaaagatcttcatctactcagacaGCAGACGCGCGCTGAGGGCAATAATCAAATATGAGTGTTGCTCAAAACTAGTCGGTGAATGCGTCGAGGTGATGGAGGAAATCGCCGTAAACAATCGGCTAGAGGTGGCTTGGATTCCGGGCCACACTGGTATCAGAGGCGATGagaaagccgatgagctagccAAGAACGAATGCAGATGGGTCTCTCAGGGGGGACTGGAGCGCGTGGGCGTGCACACCGactttgtgaaggacctggtcaaggaacgtgGAGACAGGAGGATTGTGGTTAGGTGGGGCTCGGAAACGGGCGCCAGACACACAAAATCCCTCTTGGAAAGACCCACTAGGAAGATTGCAGAAGctctgttgggcctaaacagggctAAGCTCCGAGctatagtggggcttatcactggacactggcccgtGGCTCTGTACCTATCGAGGAGAGGTAAAaggactgaccccctatgcaaaagtTGCGGGCTGACGGAGAAGGATCCTcctcacctatgcacaagatgcagcagGCTCGATGAAGTCAGATGGGACGTTTTTGGGCCTGCATGCATAGATATacatgtcgacagggacggtatCAAGGGTCTCGACGAGTTAACGCGTAGGGCACAGATAATCGagaccagcgactagacggctgcctaaaggcagggtgtaaaatggccggaAAGCTGATTCCACCTCTAGACTTAAGAGGACCGTCTAACGGCAATAAAAGTCAATAAAAGTCAAAGTCAAGGCCTATCAGgcctcttttttatttttataaagaaaaaataggaATTAATAATGTTGgataattaatagaaaataatagcgtatttccaagaaaaaaatattcttgctATCGCAATTTAtgatttcgtttttttttattagccaTTAAGTTGCGTGAATCtgaatgaaatgaatatttctatTTGATGATTTCGAATATTGGCAAAGTTAATTCAAAGAAATATCCCTAGagggattattattattcatttttcaaagttaCGTTTGCTATTgtgatgaaatttatttcagttTGCTTTTTTCTAAGGGAGATAAGTATTAAGTTGTTGAAAAATCTTATTTTTAGATTTGCATTGAGCAGAATGCCTTGATTCATATAAAAACCACGTGAGTTTGAATTATCTCTAAGGTAATTTATTAATGTTTTCTATTTTCTAAaatctttttatttcattctcatTGGATTGCACCATATAAATACTCGTAAATAACGtagaatggtgcaatcctattggccaagatttggatgggaaaaataatcgcatataataccacaagagctccgaaattatcggatatttcccgataggttcgttgcaaacaaatgaacgtgtcaagttttccagtttaaaaatcacgagcgcgaagcgcgagtgatttttctggaaaacttgacgagcttatttgtttgtagggaaccttgagggaaatatcagataatttcgaagttcgagtggtattcgggggattattttttgcatccaaatcttggccgatagaattgcaccatgagacataattttcaacgaattgccattaatctgtcagatacaattgagggttacttcaacatttgtttttttttatatatatcaacatgcaaaatttccagtgaaatttccaagaatatccgctgaaataccgtgttgactatacaaaataacgtcgaatggtgcaatcctattggccaagatttggatgggaaaaataatcgctgaaattcgaagtaggctatacaaaatatcaacaaatggtgcaattctattggctgaaatttggacgggaaaaataatcacaaaaaattcagacaaaattttttaacagtcCATcgctaagaagtttcacttctttCGTGCATGAATTTCAtacccatattttttttattttatacagaTTTAGATTTTAACTTTACTTTGGTTACGCAAGTTGCTCAGTACTTGCATACATTCTTTTTccaatgatttaaaaaatgtacgaCCTTCGTAAGCTGGAAAATATTCCAGGATTCGGAAGCCATGAAGCATTCACTGATGTCCAGGGTCCATAATCCACCGAATTGTTGCGTTGCTTCAATGTCCGCCCCAGCAATACCCCACTCACCCAACCATTACAGTCGGTTAGTTTCCAAAATATTCCACTCGCTTATTACGAGATTGTCCAACGCATTCTTGGAACGACCAATCAAATGACTAGGGAGGTGAGCACGCCGAGAGAGTCTGTTTGCTTTTCCACCGAATTTCATAATTGTACACACATGCACACACATAtacacacacacgcacacatacacacacgcaCATATATTAGCCCTACTCGCTCTGGGATGGCGCTATGGATTGCCCAGTGACCTATCTAAGATAATCAAGGTTCCTGACCCCGACCCCTACGGCGACACCTGAAGGATTATTCTTATTCGGGTCATGTGACCTCGAATGTAAGACAATTGCCTCCGTCAGACCCAGGAATTGTCCTCATTCTTCTTCCGGTCGTGATACAGTTCGCTAGCAAGTGTTAGCCCTTAATCacaatttattgttaaaagtGCCACGTGCAATCAATTGATCACCGCATAAGTTAACATTGTACCgcgtttaattattttaatcgtACAGAATCTTTATACCGACCTTCGACGCAGTGTAATTATTtgacattaattttaataataaaagtgACTCTATTTACTGATTAACACGTGCAGTGAGTTTTTGATCCTAAGGAATATCCTCCCGTATCCACTTTTATCTCAtccatcaattaaaaatacttcCTGAACAAGATCCCAGCTCAAACAAAGTCAGATAACAGGTCGTATCAGGGAAGGTTAATCCTATCACTTCAATGTATAGGATCCGGGGTATACtgcgagaaaaaaaacccAACAATGTGACCACGTTATCAATATCTTTATTAGCCGTAGCGTAAGTCTATAATACACAGTAATGAAGGCGTTTACTGAAAAGTATATTCAGCGTCGATGTCCGCGGTAGTACTGGTCTTTAGAGACATTTGTATGCTCACCAGTGGGGATCTCCGTACCCACAAGTGTATGTGTGAATGCGTTCGCGAGAGTTATAACGAACGCGGGACGATGCGCTacgaattgaaatttcaaatttttacagTATCTGTGTTTATGTGaataagtaaaaaaatatgatttataTATCATGCAGCGAATTGTTTCAAAAGCAGGACGAACGGTATCTCCATTTCCTACAAACAAAAGGAAAACAGTTCCTGCTGAGCACGTCTTATGAAGCTGATCCTCTTCTGAAAAGGAAGCATACAACATACAACATATCTTATAGAAAAATTCGAATCGAGTCAACGTCTTGCAAGAAAACTTGGACATAATCTAACAACACAATTGTAAACAAAGCTCTGGAATTTCTATCGTTGCAATccagatgaaaataaatgattgtCCTATCACATTGAAAGACTAAAATAATTTAGAAGACCAAGGTTGATCGATTTAACAACAAAAAGTCAATTCATAAACTTGTGGTTCAGAAATGTCCAAAAAATTCgttaaattgatgaattaacCGAAAGTTACCTGTTCAATGGTATTTGGATCCTCAGGTCTCCCGATTTATATGTCAGCATATAAATTAGTCAATCAATGTATATTATGGTACCTTTTTATTGGAAACATGTTGACCTTGgttgattattattaaaagTATGACCAAAAGAAATTGTTTTCAGCGAAACGAGGACAAAGAAAAGAATTTCGAGAAATGAAGTGATCAACCTACGCGTAGTACTCAATCAGCCTGTTTGCTTCCCTGAATCCTGTCATCACGGCACCATGCACTGTAGAGTAATAATGGCTATGCGTAGCTTCACCAGCAAAGAGAATAATCTGAAAATACaagcgaatgaaaaaaaatctttatgtCTGGCAAGCTgtcagaaaattaaattgccGATTAAAAATAAACGGAGAATCTAGTGTTATTGACATGCCATGATTAATTTTGTCACGTGGTAAATTGTCACTTTCATGAATTAGCCAGCTAGCCCGCCCTTTTCCCTTGACGGCCCGAAAACGGAAAGAATTATCTAAAGGGCGCCAGTTATTCTTTGTCTCGATGGAAACAACAAATAGAAGAACGTAGTCGAAGCGGCAAATTATGACAACGAACCAAAATTATAACATAGACGTAGATAAACTTCAAAGTAAGGGTCAAGAAAAAGACAGTAGATGCTCGCGCTGCTCAGGGGATAGgttggcgctgggtccacatggaCAGCCTaactttttgtctcgacagttgaatccctgcacagtagtgctctcaccgttggaaaattctctgtacagttgaacaagtacaaacggagcccccccccccccccccgcataGAACTATCATCGAGAATGAGACTTAGAAATATAATTCTATGTGAAAATAGCAGAAAGTACGTGATCGAAATGCAAATTATTTGGTATTACTGCCACCAAATTTCAACTGTTATCGCCGAGCTTCTTAACGTGACCAATGGCCATGATCCTGAAATGTATTCACTGGaatattttgtcaatattCATCGTAGGCCTCCTACCCCAGTTGAATGAAAttgcaaaatataaaattactaTATGAAATATTAATCTAGCTTTGTAGACTATACTCACGGGTTTGTTAACACCAGTTACGATTGGATGTGCCAGATCACTCGCCCAAACGTTTCTGTCCTCTGAAGTCAAACTTCTGAAGCTATAGGACCCACGAAAGCTTGAATCTGAATGCCACTTTGATGTCAGAATTTTATCTGGAGAGGgtatgatatattttttgtccaggaatttcttcaaaagtccataaattttttccttcacttcGCATGCTGGGAGAGTCTCCATGTCTCGAGCTCCCTCGCCTGTGATCCAGCCGCACAGAATCCGAGGCTGATAATCTACAGTGAAGAAACCAAACACATCAAGTAGCCAATGATCTTCTGCAGGAGTTTCCTctaagaattttttcttctcttcttcGGGCCAAAGAAATTCGAAATCTGCCGCTTCCGTTGGCCACCACTGATGAGAAAATTCtaagaatattttattgactgTTCCGATATTCAACCCATTTATGGCGAGTTCTTTCGATCGGGGCAGCGGGGGATTGAATAAGGAGGTATAGTCATGTTTCAAAACACCTAAGGAAGCCGTGAATATCACATTATTTGCTTTGATATCTTCTCCTGTGTGGGTTGTAATCGTAATCTCGTTTGGATTtacataatcaattttttttacttctgtaGAGCAcctaatattttcaaagataggGAAGACCTCCAAATGATCCGGATGTTTATGCTGAAATAAGATAGTATGAATTAATAGATGTTCCTTACATACGGTGGAAGTACCAGTAATCGAAAATGGAGCATTTTCTT contains these protein-coding regions:
- the LOC135170782 gene encoding uncharacterized protein LOC135170782 translates to MVNFCHRDLVAVVMRLQGKARAEDIVFCSAYFPHDSPTPPPTKELRDLVNHCRAKRLPLIIGCDANAQNVVGSRPTFVTSRCQCIIDITMCTRRLAGRCMDWRVDREDTHSDHRRIRFSIEGCAKLQQFTCAETQGPPTGTPLRGTCRKGSGQGNKVPWWSRELDRLRSQSRRLGNRAYRSKRGLDSVQKCAGGVQEAHQTIKGAHLENILVLSGVPAQRLGGITLTSGETITEPREVLQHLVCAHFPDSIMEHPAECPEADWMRSGSGDLDWELAARIVTLDRLRWAVDSFEMHKSPGPTGIYPALLRRGGPLLPRRLLPALRACLALGYVPSRWREVRVVFLLKPGKCSYDNAKAYRPISLCSFLLKTLERLVRQAH
- the LOC135170751 gene encoding golgin subfamily A member 6-like protein 1, which translates into the protein MLLSFREDTVRALKKANEEGEGIRGEIRVMNEKWEKWENEWEEEKRRMQEGIMDIGETVIEMRKEQKTDIAQANVRLTRLEEKLSRMDELEELVKGLRLGGEESSGRAVSAGEASKENEQLKRRVWELEWKKEKKVRERRKWNLIVRKFQVGKRDGREEVEKLFTEVMQAQGVLVKGVKKFGGGVDKKERGSVVVELENKEQKRWIMGSRASLKGRQEVLDHDRTRKERKMLWNLEKVEMVERARNSGVAIRRGMIWVNGVRWRYDEATEKLYNVKEEEWRMPELREQGKKGNMEAEAIEVQEGTEKAKEGEQALGEQ
- the LOC135171036 gene encoding spermine oxidase-like gives rise to the protein MQHEGSYGDLFINRFNDYYEKNRFTDEARASQILEWMGKFDNSIQCSDSWFNVSAKGLAEYKHCDGDLLLNWKNRGYKTLLDILRVLHSMSCNYRNSRFHCLTSKKIAKQTSELIVVKMQTTMFAKRRQNVEIERSCIHVETDNINIHSRESPKLETSKTCRLFHRSKHKHPDHLEVFPIFENIRCSTEVKKIDYVNPNEITITTHTGEDIKANNVIFTASLGVLKHDYTSLFNPPLPRSKELAINGLNIGTVNKIFLEFSHQWWPTEAADFEFLWPEEEKKKFLEETPAEDHWLLDVFGFFTVDYQPRILCGWITGEGARDMETLPACEVKEKIYGLLKKFLDKKYIIPSPDKILTSKWHSDSSFRGSYSFRSLTSEDRNVWASDLAHPIVTGVNKPIILFAGEATHSHYYSTVHGAVMTGFREANRLIEYYARGSAS
- the LOC135170783 gene encoding uncharacterized protein LOC135170783 produces the protein MASLVYSWIWDRAGWPEDLRRDDPAERDKDKKIFIYSDSRRALRAIIKYECCSKLVGECVEVMEEIAVNNRLEVAWIPGHTGIRGDEKADELAKNECRWVSQGGLERVGVHTDFVKDLVKERGDRRIVVRWGSETGARHTKSLLERPTRKIAEALLGLNRAKLRAIVGLITGHWPVALYLSRRGKRTDPLCKSCGLTEKDPPHLCTRCSRLDEVRWDVFGPACIDIHVDRDGIKGLDELTRRAQIIETSD